The following are encoded in a window of Paenibacillaceae bacterium GAS479 genomic DNA:
- a CDS encoding Peptidase inhibitor family I36, giving the protein MRKKQVWIVGLTMFVLAASVAIVPPTPASADFNSSTNRNWMEQVNQVNPNFANTKLRDVILPGSHDSGTGVFDDPGFDNALSPDLINTTQIYQYVIPTEVAKAQGRTQDFNVAEQLNAGIRYIDLRPGPNQWFDGLTFRNQETTLRTMHGLYGEGMEEILASTKNFLDANPKEIVILDFQLFHVMTDVSYTHLKNRLMYYLGDMLLPQSYGVDTTLGQMWAENKRVLIYYGSHNYWSGATTKASGPVPSQFKNEPYIWNRSLDMRSVWMNRDNAGSLKGDIEAEVNVAAQHPDKLHILQNMVTPAIGTSVASVAASANAIAMNGLQSDWPSKGVNVIQTDFFNYTDIVNVIKRLNMKEKDASGTEYGVYVYEHPNFQGKVNRLFGDVDNLSDFVVGNDTASSIKIVGPYKVELFTNSGFTGTKTALTSSVADLSTLGQDNTITSVRVDRADQTDGVYVYEHDNFTGKRVRLTGDEPRMSLTNVGNDSASSIQIVGNYRVEVYDDVNFQGNSYQYNVNGSASLGGWGDRISSIKVIPTTNENGVFVYQHSNYEGKFMRLTSDVSDMGGSILGNDQISSVRTVGPYKAVIYENENYQGNSITYTSSNPSLGGWNDKASSIKILPA; this is encoded by the coding sequence ATGCGTAAAAAGCAAGTTTGGATAGTAGGTTTAACGATGTTTGTACTTGCTGCAAGTGTAGCGATTGTCCCTCCAACTCCGGCAAGCGCAGACTTCAATTCATCTACAAACCGAAATTGGATGGAACAGGTAAACCAAGTAAATCCGAACTTCGCCAACACCAAACTCCGCGATGTCATCCTTCCCGGGTCTCATGATTCCGGTACCGGCGTTTTCGACGATCCCGGCTTCGATAATGCGTTGTCACCCGATTTAATCAACACGACCCAGATTTATCAATATGTTATTCCTACGGAAGTGGCCAAAGCTCAAGGCAGGACGCAAGACTTTAATGTCGCAGAGCAGTTGAACGCAGGCATCCGATATATCGATCTGCGGCCAGGCCCCAATCAATGGTTTGACGGACTGACTTTCCGCAACCAGGAAACAACGCTCCGCACGATGCACGGCCTCTACGGCGAAGGTATGGAAGAGATTTTAGCATCCACCAAAAATTTCCTCGATGCCAACCCCAAAGAAATTGTCATTCTTGATTTTCAACTTTTCCATGTCATGACCGACGTTAGCTACACTCATTTGAAAAACCGCCTCATGTACTATCTTGGCGATATGCTGCTCCCGCAATCCTACGGAGTGGACACCACGCTGGGGCAAATGTGGGCGGAGAATAAGCGGGTTCTCATTTATTACGGTTCTCATAATTATTGGTCAGGAGCTACGACAAAAGCTTCGGGACCGGTTCCAAGTCAATTTAAAAACGAGCCGTATATTTGGAATCGAAGCCTCGATATGCGTTCCGTTTGGATGAATCGGGACAATGCGGGGAGCTTGAAGGGCGACATTGAAGCAGAAGTTAATGTAGCCGCTCAACACCCTGATAAACTGCACATCCTGCAAAATATGGTTACTCCGGCTATCGGTACTTCCGTCGCCAGCGTAGCTGCCTCTGCTAATGCCATCGCCATGAACGGCTTGCAAAGCGACTGGCCGAGCAAAGGCGTAAATGTTATCCAGACGGACTTTTTCAACTATACCGACATTGTGAACGTCATCAAAAGGCTTAACATGAAAGAAAAGGATGCTAGCGGCACCGAGTACGGCGTATATGTATACGAACATCCGAACTTCCAAGGCAAGGTCAACCGTCTGTTTGGAGATGTGGATAACCTCTCGGATTTTGTTGTAGGCAACGATACGGCAAGCTCAATCAAAATAGTCGGGCCCTACAAAGTAGAACTGTTTACGAACTCTGGATTTACAGGAACAAAAACGGCTCTTACTTCCAGTGTTGCTGATCTGAGCACGCTCGGTCAGGATAACACCATAACCTCCGTACGAGTTGACAGAGCGGACCAAACAGACGGAGTGTACGTGTATGAGCATGATAATTTCACTGGTAAAAGAGTTCGCTTGACCGGCGACGAGCCTAGAATGAGCTTAACGAACGTTGGAAATGATTCGGCCTCATCCATCCAAATCGTTGGCAACTACCGGGTAGAGGTGTACGACGATGTCAATTTTCAAGGCAATTCCTATCAATACAATGTCAATGGCTCTGCCAGTCTCGGCGGATGGGGAGATCGGATCAGCTCCATTAAAGTCATCCCGACCACAAATGAAAACGGGGTGTTTGTATATCAGCACTCCAATTATGAGGGAAAGTTTATGCGCCTGACTTCCGATGTGTCCGATATGGGAGGATCAATACTTGGGAATGATCAGATTTCTTCAGTCAGAACCGTAGGACCTTATAAAGCGGTCATTTATGAAAACGAGAACTATCAAGGGAATTCCATTACTTATACGTCCAGCAATCCAAGCTTAGGGGGGTGGAACGACAAAGCCAGTTCAATCAAGATTCTACCGGCTTAA
- a CDS encoding L-threonine synthase: MNKCWLRCVKCSRLSEFQLEGRCAQCGGTLLVDYDLEKVRLTFTRNSLSQRKLSSLWRYHELLPVKHLNSAVSLGEGGTPLIRLQALGSTPVKKQVWIKREEQNPTGSFKARGFSVSVSLLAERGIAKVAVPSNGNAASALAAYAARAGIEAHVFLPSDCPPLIVEECKLYGAHTTLVDGMIHDAGKVIEDRKTEQGWFNVGTFRETGRVEGKKTMGIELAEQLGWRLPDIIVYPTGGGSGIIGMWKAFHELIALGMVEGELPRFISVQEEGCQPLVDAMTVATGASKAIKCEIDHSVSPTGLRVPLPPNLDLVVSILKESGGTAISVSKNEIKSAQLALGKQGISSSPEGAATLAGWLKLQHTTDIDSEATVVLFNTSHAMKYYPVGVSN, encoded by the coding sequence ATGAACAAGTGTTGGTTAAGATGCGTGAAATGTTCGCGACTATCGGAATTTCAATTAGAAGGCCGGTGCGCTCAATGCGGGGGAACGCTGCTCGTAGACTATGACTTGGAGAAGGTCCGTTTGACTTTTACTAGGAATAGTCTGTCCCAGCGCAAGCTCTCATCGCTCTGGCGATATCATGAATTGCTGCCAGTCAAGCATTTAAATTCAGCCGTATCGCTCGGCGAAGGAGGAACGCCTCTTATTCGTCTGCAAGCGTTGGGATCGACACCTGTCAAGAAACAAGTCTGGATTAAACGGGAGGAACAAAATCCTACTGGCAGCTTCAAAGCGAGAGGGTTTTCGGTATCCGTCTCTCTCTTAGCCGAGAGAGGAATCGCTAAAGTTGCCGTTCCGTCAAATGGTAACGCTGCTTCCGCATTAGCGGCTTATGCCGCTCGCGCGGGTATTGAAGCGCATGTTTTCTTGCCAAGCGACTGTCCGCCGCTGATTGTGGAAGAATGTAAGCTATATGGCGCCCATACCACGCTTGTGGACGGCATGATACACGATGCGGGAAAAGTGATTGAAGATCGGAAAACGGAGCAAGGCTGGTTCAATGTTGGAACGTTTCGTGAGACAGGCCGCGTTGAAGGCAAAAAAACGATGGGCATAGAACTTGCCGAGCAGCTTGGCTGGCGGTTGCCAGATATCATCGTTTATCCGACCGGAGGCGGCTCCGGGATTATTGGAATGTGGAAAGCCTTTCACGAATTGATCGCGCTTGGCATGGTAGAGGGAGAATTGCCTCGTTTTATTAGTGTTCAAGAGGAAGGCTGTCAACCGCTCGTTGATGCCATGACGGTCGCAACAGGCGCGTCAAAAGCTATCAAATGCGAGATCGACCATTCGGTAAGTCCGACGGGTTTACGAGTTCCTTTGCCTCCGAATCTGGATCTTGTCGTTTCTATACTGAAAGAATCGGGAGGAACTGCCATTTCCGTCAGCAAGAACGAAATAAAATCAGCACAGCTAGCCTTGGGGAAGCAGGGTATCTCTTCCTCACCGGAAGGTGCCGCCACGCTTGCAGGCTGGTTGAAATTGCAGCATACAACCGATATCGACTCTGAAGCGACGGTGGTGCTTTTTAATACATCTCACGCAATGAAGTATTATCCTGTTGGCGTATCGAATTAG
- a CDS encoding L-aspartate 1-decarboxylase: MLRNMCKGKIHRATVTEARLDYVGSITLDSLLMKAANIEPQEIVQITSLRNATRWITYAIAAPEGSGKVCLNGPPALLFEPGDLIIVLSMGLFNEEELIHLRPQVVYVDGANRIENVEELDLAIQRQDRNLEHHSE, from the coding sequence ATGCTTCGCAACATGTGCAAAGGCAAAATTCATCGAGCTACCGTCACCGAGGCAAGATTGGACTACGTCGGCAGTATCACGCTCGACTCGCTACTAATGAAAGCAGCGAATATTGAGCCGCAGGAAATCGTCCAAATCACGAGTCTGCGCAATGCTACGCGTTGGATCACCTACGCTATTGCTGCCCCAGAAGGCTCCGGCAAGGTCTGTTTGAACGGCCCACCTGCCCTATTATTCGAACCTGGAGATCTGATTATTGTGCTCAGTATGGGACTGTTCAACGAAGAGGAGCTTATTCATTTACGTCCTCAGGTGGTCTATGTAGACGGAGCCAATCGGATCGAGAACGTTGAAGAGCTGGATCTGGCGATTCAGCGACAGGACCGGAATCTGGAGCATCACTCCGAGTAA
- a CDS encoding YheC/D like ATP-grasp, which translates to MGKWQLHRFFSGDDFIRRHMPPTVEYNSESLKRFLNNYKAVYIKPNDEHQGIGIIKAWKTGQGMYTYVKVRGKPAAALPTTDALHQKLGIQSKPSFVVQKAIPLARTKGRPFDIRVMMMRHHGKWTYVGMLAKVAGQNSIITNVRRGGGYVETVSAALSSAGQQGVAKKEAQLRELSYRICQRADRYKYSRQIGIDFGIDKKGNIWIIEVNYDYPSHALFAQLRDRTMYHKIKQIAATYKNGWKG; encoded by the coding sequence ATGGGAAAATGGCAGCTTCACCGATTTTTTTCCGGGGACGACTTTATTCGTCGTCATATGCCCCCGACAGTCGAGTATAACAGCGAATCGCTTAAACGTTTTCTAAACAATTACAAGGCCGTCTATATCAAACCGAATGATGAGCATCAAGGGATAGGAATCATAAAAGCTTGGAAGACAGGGCAGGGGATGTACACGTATGTCAAAGTCCGGGGCAAACCTGCCGCCGCTCTACCGACTACGGATGCTTTGCACCAGAAGTTGGGAATCCAGAGTAAACCAAGCTTCGTTGTCCAGAAAGCCATTCCACTCGCGCGAACAAAAGGGAGACCGTTTGACATTCGAGTCATGATGATGCGCCATCACGGCAAATGGACTTATGTCGGCATGCTGGCCAAAGTCGCGGGACAAAATAGCATCATCACGAACGTCAGGCGCGGAGGGGGTTATGTGGAGACGGTTTCTGCTGCGCTCAGCAGCGCCGGACAGCAGGGCGTCGCCAAAAAAGAGGCACAGCTTCGGGAGCTTAGCTACCGGATTTGCCAACGCGCTGACCGTTATAAATATTCAAGGCAGATTGGAATTGATTTTGGCATAGATAAAAAAGGAAATATATGGATTATTGAAGTGAATTACGATTATCCGTCGCATGCGTTATTCGCCCAGCTCCGCGACCGCACCATGTATCATAAAATCAAGCAAATCGCTGCGACCTATAAAAATGGATGGAAAGGATAG
- a CDS encoding DNA-binding transcriptional regulator, PadR family, whose protein sequence is MIDTEISEVDILDIEKVMKKYIPMTETAFYILLSLAEPRHGYGIVKHVEEISNSRIRLGSGTVYGTLTKMQKDGIITVFADEERKTVYGVTEIGQKLITAEIDRLKELYQNALKYGEGFL, encoded by the coding sequence TTGATTGATACAGAGATAAGTGAGGTGGATATACTGGACATTGAAAAAGTGATGAAAAAGTATATACCCATGACAGAAACCGCATTTTATATTCTCCTTTCCTTAGCTGAACCGCGTCACGGATACGGAATTGTTAAACACGTGGAGGAAATATCCAATTCACGAATTCGATTAGGTTCAGGCACTGTATACGGAACGTTAACAAAAATGCAGAAAGACGGTATTATAACCGTATTTGCCGACGAGGAAAGAAAAACGGTATACGGAGTGACAGAGATTGGACAAAAATTAATTACTGCTGAAATCGATAGACTTAAAGAGCTGTACCAGAATGCACTGAAATACGGGGAGGGGTTTTTATGA
- a CDS encoding hypothetical protein (manually curated) — translation MKNRNYFWINIPILVMALILSACTDNTEPSAPPKTEDPVSETVSPLPSGPKPSEEATRPKTKSFELMTNEVSQSMEAVLHQDKGFSLYVFEKFAFDGASGRLSLSSNPNYYVDIEALPSDYDLAQLEAAGKKELSEAGKLSDYSGELVEHPLGSAKLYLQASGAEGISDYIVWISEAGDAFLFRLHNPQGEEASDFAGPVLVSLSTVELDT, via the coding sequence TTGAAAAATCGAAATTATTTTTGGATTAACATTCCGATTCTTGTCATGGCTCTCATACTTTCCGCTTGTACAGACAATACAGAACCTTCCGCTCCGCCGAAAACAGAAGACCCAGTATCTGAAACGGTTTCACCTCTTCCATCCGGGCCGAAACCATCCGAAGAAGCAACTCGCCCAAAGACCAAAAGCTTTGAGTTAATGACAAATGAGGTATCCCAATCCATGGAGGCTGTCTTGCATCAAGATAAAGGATTTTCCTTGTATGTTTTCGAGAAATTTGCATTTGATGGGGCTTCAGGCCGCTTATCGTTAAGCAGCAATCCGAATTATTACGTGGACATTGAAGCGTTGCCTTCCGATTATGATTTGGCTCAGCTTGAAGCTGCAGGCAAAAAAGAATTGAGCGAAGCCGGTAAGTTGTCCGATTATAGCGGAGAGTTGGTCGAACATCCTCTTGGTTCCGCGAAGCTCTACCTTCAAGCTTCTGGAGCGGAAGGAATAAGCGATTATATTGTGTGGATATCTGAAGCAGGGGACGCTTTTCTGTTCCGTCTTCATAATCCGCAAGGGGAAGAGGCTTCCGATTTCGCCGGACCGGTTCTTGTTTCGCTATCTACCGTAGAACTCGATACGTAG
- a CDS encoding AAA domain-containing protein — protein sequence MNNKKLPLFIVTGASGVGKTTVMRELRELMPDFILFSTDNDNFGSTAAKLEYLDRYNLLLHFANSVAMSGRGTIICGTFMPWDAEKCDVYKSFSEICFINLHCDDTTRYNRLRNREDKAMWTEDMLKQHEQFAQWLLDNAETAYNPRMPIIDTTRTAPAEVAEQIKRYVILRWSEGNISV from the coding sequence ATGAATAATAAAAAATTGCCCTTATTTATAGTTACAGGAGCGAGCGGTGTAGGAAAAACAACTGTTATGCGGGAACTGCGGGAACTTATGCCGGATTTCATTCTTTTCAGCACGGATAATGATAATTTTGGATCAACTGCCGCTAAGTTGGAATACCTAGACAGATACAATTTATTGCTTCATTTTGCTAATTCTGTTGCGATGTCCGGTAGAGGAACAATTATATGCGGAACGTTCATGCCATGGGATGCAGAAAAATGTGATGTTTATAAATCGTTTAGTGAAATTTGCTTCATTAACTTACATTGCGATGATACAACTCGTTATAATCGTCTTCGTAACAGAGAGGACAAAGCAATGTGGACAGAAGACATGCTAAAACAGCACGAACAGTTTGCTCAGTGGCTTCTAGACAATGCTGAAACAGCATACAATCCGCGGATGCCCATAATTGACACTACCCGTACTGCTCCTGCCGAGGTAGCGGAACAAATAAAAAGATATGTCATATTAAGGTGGAGTGAAGGTAATATTTCTGTTTAA
- a CDS encoding beta-lactamase class A (manually curated): MPPEATDKQSAFRRSFVQLEEKYGARLGVYAIETGTGRSIAHRPDERFAYASTYKALAAGFVLKHSTANELERVITYSKDDLVSYSPVTELHVNTGMTLKQLCEAAVRYSDNTAGNLLFKQLGGPKGYEVALREIGDVVTQVDRLEPELNEAVPDDTRDTSTPRALATILSNFTVGDVLADDKRSILMDWMSGNATGDELIRAGVSEDWKVADKSGAGSYGTRNDIAVVWPPSGAPVVIVIMSSRDEQNADYDNALIAEAAKVVLDSLI, encoded by the coding sequence GTGCCCCCCGAGGCAACGGATAAACAATCCGCATTTAGGAGATCTTTCGTGCAATTAGAAGAAAAATACGGAGCACGGCTTGGCGTTTATGCAATAGAGACTGGGACGGGGCGCTCGATCGCGCATCGACCCGATGAGCGTTTTGCTTACGCTTCGACTTATAAAGCATTAGCAGCAGGCTTTGTTCTTAAGCATAGTACCGCCAATGAACTAGAAAGAGTAATTACTTACTCAAAAGACGATCTGGTCTCTTATTCACCTGTAACAGAACTGCACGTAAATACCGGAATGACACTTAAACAACTATGCGAAGCAGCAGTACGATATAGCGACAATACAGCTGGCAATCTTTTATTTAAGCAATTGGGAGGCCCGAAAGGCTATGAAGTTGCATTAAGAGAAATTGGCGATGTGGTGACTCAAGTCGACCGGCTCGAGCCTGAACTGAATGAAGCGGTTCCTGACGATACGAGGGATACTAGCACGCCTAGAGCGTTAGCGACAATACTTTCTAATTTCACAGTTGGTGATGTGCTTGCGGATGACAAACGTTCAATTTTGATGGACTGGATGTCTGGAAATGCCACAGGGGACGAATTGATCCGTGCAGGAGTATCCGAGGACTGGAAAGTCGCCGACAAGTCCGGTGCTGGTAGTTATGGTACTCGCAACGACATCGCCGTTGTTTGGCCACCGAGCGGTGCCCCCGTTGTCATAGTAATCATGTCTAGCCGCGATGAGCAAAACGCTGACTACGACAACGCTCTTATCGCAGAAGCTGCCAAAGTTGTACTAGACTCGCTAATCTGA
- a CDS encoding FAD/FMN-containing dehydrogenase, protein MKSKTKLTGLVIFKGDPGYEVARKNWDPHTDRFPKVFVFAKRTQDVANAIKWANENNVPIRPRGGRHSLEVNLSQVNGGLVIDVSKMKQIKLNKTFKTATVGSGNTVGRIVKKLAPLGYIAPFGDSPTVGIGGITLGGGIGPLQRTVGLVSDNLIGLEMVDAKGRVILASKKRNADLLWASKGGGGGNFGVYTKYKFKVHAAPEKATVFRITWPWDQFPELLKVWQRWAPCVDTRLGSEFSIGPKKGGNVTMNGLFLGSKTEALRLLKPMTSVGTPTSKIIRLLPYPKAVDFLLPPDPVLTQRESNQFSSGFGRHPFPDKAIKSMSKFLEQVEGQFAGFFFLNWGGAVSRVAPRATAFYWRKAKFYVEWNSSWLKKSDAAKNIATARGLRKELQPYIVGSYINVPDQGIKNSGPVYYGANYPRLRRVKAKYDPGNVFNNPQSIPPATRKKGEKR, encoded by the coding sequence GTGAAATCCAAAACGAAACTTACCGGGTTAGTAATCTTTAAAGGCGATCCCGGATACGAAGTAGCTCGTAAAAATTGGGATCCCCATACAGACAGATTTCCTAAAGTGTTTGTTTTTGCGAAAAGAACACAGGATGTGGCCAATGCCATCAAATGGGCTAATGAAAATAACGTCCCCATTCGCCCGAGAGGCGGAAGGCATTCGTTGGAGGTAAATCTGTCGCAGGTAAACGGCGGTTTAGTCATTGATGTAAGCAAAATGAAGCAAATCAAACTGAATAAAACGTTTAAAACCGCCACCGTCGGATCGGGCAACACAGTAGGAAGAATCGTTAAAAAGCTTGCTCCTCTAGGCTATATAGCTCCGTTTGGCGACAGCCCGACCGTTGGGATAGGCGGCATCACGCTCGGCGGAGGAATTGGTCCGCTGCAGCGGACGGTCGGTCTCGTCAGCGACAACCTGATCGGACTTGAAATGGTCGACGCCAAAGGGCGAGTCATTCTTGCCAGCAAAAAACGGAATGCGGATCTGCTATGGGCTTCTAAGGGCGGCGGTGGCGGTAACTTCGGTGTCTACACCAAGTACAAATTCAAGGTACATGCCGCTCCGGAGAAGGCAACTGTGTTTCGAATCACCTGGCCTTGGGATCAGTTCCCCGAATTGCTCAAAGTGTGGCAACGGTGGGCGCCATGCGTGGATACAAGGCTAGGCAGCGAATTCTCTATCGGTCCGAAAAAAGGCGGAAACGTCACCATGAACGGGCTGTTCCTTGGATCGAAAACGGAGGCGCTTCGTTTATTAAAACCCATGACGAGCGTCGGAACGCCAACAAGCAAAATCATTCGCTTATTGCCTTATCCCAAAGCCGTGGACTTCCTGCTGCCGCCGGATCCTGTTCTTACCCAAAGAGAGAGTAATCAGTTCTCGAGCGGCTTTGGTCGACACCCGTTTCCGGATAAAGCCATCAAGTCCATGAGCAAGTTTTTAGAGCAAGTAGAAGGTCAATTCGCGGGATTCTTCTTCCTCAACTGGGGCGGCGCTGTAAGCCGCGTGGCTCCAAGGGCGACGGCATTCTATTGGCGTAAAGCGAAATTCTATGTCGAGTGGAACAGCTCTTGGTTGAAGAAATCTGATGCCGCCAAAAATATTGCGACCGCTCGCGGATTGCGCAAGGAACTACAACCTTACATTGTGGGGTCCTATATTAACGTGCCAGACCAAGGAATCAAAAATTCCGGCCCAGTTTACTATGGCGCAAACTATCCTCGGTTGCGGAGAGTTAAGGCGAAATACGATCCTGGTAATGTGTTTAATAATCCGCAAAGCATTCCGCCCGCGACCAGAAAAAAGGGTGAAAAGCGATAG
- a CDS encoding beta-Glucocerebrosidase 2 N terminal produces the protein METIINKKMQRNGMALGGIGAGTVEINQNGVLKDWHIFNLGQWASREAKKYKLENLYDYDTNVMPFYIRTKQGTDMPKFRKLSHDLDGGEFRSMMYSWHKEVKEIHYEASFPISELNYLDESLPVKIRSEFTSPFVPLDSRISGTPGFYATFSIENTSDENVEVSLLGKLKNPINRGLSNRELRNRLHKNDDRVSVTMSSDSKDSHQQNGSISFSVGGGDNSYIQGDFSSYFANFVLEGEFGVTEQSYLFDFRETGKLPNLGTETFPGHIVQITDDGLQQLNDLQINELMSHILEIASSNPPYQRILEIDQALLADRAGKVKFIRVIREQMNSILKDAEGHEAWGDAALCSSVMLKPGEKKEIQFIVSWYFPNHFSDQGSFVGHMYTNWFKDAKEVNDYLSANSNDILNKVKTFANEVVASDTHTSFVNNWTNQLNTVIKSSWWSKQGDFSIWEGYGSCGFHTMDITYQGSFNLLALFPDLQLGQMELGAKFQREDGRVHHFFTPDFCSVDNGFDRVDMNPQYVLLVCRDYLWTGNIDYVRRLWDSIVLAMDSIEKIDQDGDCLPDTETASNTYDAWQFKGTPSYISSLWLAALLAASRLADDLGEEQLKIKWQNMLEIGKKNFEQKLWNDEYFSLWVDGEVRDECCMADQIDGQWFAQLIGLGHFIPEELTQKALKAVFKHNYHTETGLINAVYPKHAKPTLYTHRNVQAEANWSGIEFAFVSALMEYGYVDEAIELSHNVDQRYFHAGRIFNHEECGDHYYRAMAGWSILLSASGFKLDVPKSTVTFVPPVESIQAPWFAPSGYGRFIKKQDTFELQCTVGEISFQTLVLNIKSIEQVQVNGENLNFEFIENADRTIIKFDGIITLKPDMKLVAHREAQ, from the coding sequence ATGGAAACGATTATAAACAAGAAGATGCAGCGAAATGGAATGGCTCTAGGCGGAATTGGTGCAGGAACGGTAGAAATCAATCAAAATGGCGTGCTGAAGGATTGGCATATATTTAACTTGGGGCAATGGGCATCCAGAGAGGCTAAAAAATACAAGCTGGAAAACCTGTACGATTACGATACAAATGTAATGCCTTTTTATATCCGCACCAAACAAGGGACGGATATGCCGAAATTCAGAAAACTGTCTCATGACTTGGATGGCGGAGAGTTTCGGTCGATGATGTATTCCTGGCACAAAGAAGTCAAAGAAATACACTATGAGGCGTCTTTTCCAATCAGTGAGCTTAATTACCTGGATGAAAGTCTTCCCGTTAAAATTCGTTCGGAGTTTACTTCTCCTTTTGTACCTTTAGATTCTCGTATAAGCGGAACTCCAGGGTTCTATGCGACTTTTTCGATTGAAAACACCAGCGACGAGAATGTCGAAGTATCCCTGCTCGGAAAACTGAAAAACCCGATTAATAGAGGGTTGAGTAACCGGGAGCTGAGAAATCGCCTTCACAAAAACGATGATCGTGTTTCCGTTACAATGAGCAGCGATTCGAAAGACTCTCACCAACAAAACGGGAGTATTAGCTTTTCCGTCGGCGGTGGAGATAACAGTTATATTCAAGGCGATTTCTCCAGCTACTTTGCTAATTTTGTGTTAGAGGGCGAATTTGGCGTTACGGAGCAATCGTATCTGTTTGACTTTAGAGAGACGGGCAAGCTGCCGAACTTAGGGACGGAGACCTTTCCTGGACATATCGTCCAGATAACCGATGACGGTCTGCAGCAATTGAACGATCTGCAGATTAACGAGCTGATGTCACATATTCTTGAAATAGCTAGCTCAAATCCTCCTTATCAACGCATTCTTGAGATCGATCAAGCGCTGTTGGCGGATAGAGCCGGGAAAGTAAAATTTATTCGCGTCATCAGAGAACAAATGAATAGCATCCTTAAAGATGCCGAAGGGCATGAGGCTTGGGGAGATGCCGCGCTTTGTTCCAGTGTTATGTTAAAACCGGGAGAGAAAAAGGAAATTCAGTTTATCGTTTCTTGGTATTTCCCGAATCACTTTAGCGATCAAGGCAGCTTTGTCGGGCATATGTACACGAATTGGTTCAAGGACGCCAAGGAAGTTAATGACTATCTGAGCGCCAATTCGAACGATATTTTAAATAAGGTGAAAACGTTCGCGAATGAGGTAGTCGCTTCTGACACTCATACTTCTTTCGTGAACAATTGGACGAATCAATTAAATACCGTAATTAAAAGCTCATGGTGGTCTAAACAAGGGGATTTTTCCATCTGGGAAGGTTATGGAAGCTGCGGATTTCATACGATGGATATTACGTATCAGGGATCGTTTAATCTATTGGCGCTATTCCCCGACCTACAACTAGGGCAGATGGAGCTGGGGGCAAAGTTTCAAAGAGAAGACGGGAGAGTGCATCATTTCTTTACTCCCGATTTTTGTTCCGTAGATAACGGGTTTGATCGCGTGGATATGAATCCGCAATACGTCTTGCTCGTTTGCCGCGATTATCTTTGGACCGGCAATATCGACTATGTGCGAAGACTTTGGGATTCCATCGTACTGGCTATGGACAGCATTGAAAAAATAGACCAGGACGGAGATTGTTTGCCGGATACGGAGACCGCAAGCAATACGTATGATGCGTGGCAATTCAAAGGAACGCCGTCTTATATAAGCAGCTTGTGGTTGGCGGCTTTGCTTGCGGCCTCCCGCCTGGCAGATGATCTTGGGGAAGAGCAGCTTAAAATCAAATGGCAGAATATGCTGGAAATTGGAAAAAAGAATTTTGAACAGAAGTTATGGAATGACGAGTATTTTAGCTTGTGGGTGGATGGCGAAGTAAGAGATGAGTGCTGCATGGCGGATCAAATTGACGGACAGTGGTTTGCGCAGCTGATCGGATTAGGCCATTTCATCCCGGAAGAGCTGACGCAAAAAGCGCTGAAAGCTGTATTTAAGCATAATTACCACACGGAGACGGGACTCATCAATGCGGTATACCCGAAGCATGCCAAGCCGACGTTATATACCCATCGCAATGTTCAGGCAGAGGCCAATTGGTCGGGTATTGAGTTCGCTTTTGTATCGGCCTTAATGGAGTATGGATATGTTGATGAGGCGATTGAGTTATCCCATAATGTGGATCAAAGATATTTTCATGCGGGAAGAATATTTAATCATGAAGAATGCGGCGATCATTACTACCGGGCAATGGCGGGATGGTCGATCCTATTATCTGCTTCGGGCTTTAAATTGGATGTTCCAAAAAGCACGGTTACGTTTGTTCCTCCAGTGGAGAGCATTCAAGCTCCTTGGTTTGCGCCTTCCGGGTATGGCCGCTTCATTAAGAAGCAGGATACTTTTGAGCTCCAGTGTACGGTCGGCGAAATAAGCTTTCAAACACTCGTTCTGAATATCAAGTCAATTGAACAAGTACAGGTCAATGGCGAGAATTTGAATTTCGAATTCATTGAAAATGCAGACCGCACAATCATAAAATTTGATGGAATCATCACGCTCAAACCCGATATGAAATTAGTCGCGCACCGGGAAGCTCAATAA